The genomic window GCCTCGTCTACGGCGATTTTGAGCTCACCGACATCCTTGGCGGCGAAGTCGGCCTCCAGTGCATGTTGCTCCACAAAACGACGCACGTCCTCCAGAAAGCGCGTCGAGCTCGGAATAGTCAACGTATGTATTGATCGAGACACGGGGCTGGTGTGCGCTAGCCGCCGTTTGACTGGAATTTGGAAATCGCGTCTTCCTCCGAATCGACGATGTCAAAGAGCATCGGGAAGCCGAGGAGGTCGAATACGTTGTACACGCGTGGTTGAAGCGCGGCGATTTTTATGTCGCCACCCTGTTCTCGCAATTCCTCTATGTACGCCATGAAGACGCCAAGGCCGGCGCTCGAGATATACTGTAGATTCTTGCCATTGACCACAATGCTATGGTTGCTTGCGTCTCGGCATTTCTGAATCGCGGCCTCCAGCTCGGACGCAGTGTGCGCATCCAGCTCTCCATTAAGCTCGAGAATCTGTATAGAGCCGTTGGTGCGGAAGCCGACAGAGAAATTGCTCATGGGTATTCGATTGATTGTGTTGCCGTGGTTAGCCCGGTCCGCCAAAATTACGGAAAATGGATCATGCTTCGGGAAGCTCTGTGGTCGCAAATGCAGGCGAAGAGGCGATTTTACTGACCTCGATGCCGTGCCATTTTAGAACTACCAGGGTTGTATCGTCATCATATTCAGCTTTCCCAACAAAAGAGTCGAGATCTCTGAACAACACGGAGTGAAGATCGCCGGCCTCTTCGTGTCGATTGTTGCACAGAATTGACAACAGCCGGTCGTAGCCGTACTCCGCGCCGGCAGGATTGCGGCTTTCGACGACGCCGTCCGTGTATAGAGCAAACACGTCGCCAGGCTGCAGGTTGATCACCTCTTGCGACAGTGTTTCCGAGAATAGGGCGCTTATATCCAATCCGAGCCCCATCCCGTTTGTTCTGAGAAGTCGCGCCTTCCCGTCAATGCCGATTCTGGCAGCAGGGCAGTGGCCTGCGCGGGCCATCGTCAGGGTCTCAGCAGCCACGTCGACAACACCGTAGATCACAGAGACGAACACGTTTCGTTCGAGAGTGGCCGAAAGGGCAACGTTCGCATTCATCAGGAAGTCGACTGGCGATGTACTGATACGGCTCAGAGAACGGAAGATCCCCTGCATTTCGGCCATATAGAACGCTGCAGACGTTCCCTTGCCGGACACGTCGGCTACGATAAAGGCAAGTCTGTCGTCATCCAGCTTGAGGAAGTCGTAATAGTCTCCTCCCACTTCCTGCGCCGGGACGCTGTTGGCGGCAATTGATAGCCCGGCCATCGCGGGCAGAATTTGCGGAAGCAGCTTGCGCTGGACCTCGCGAGCAATCGCAAGTTCGCGAGACAGCCGTTCACGATCGATTCGCTCCTCGAACAGACGCGCGTTGTCGATCGCGAGCGCAGCCTGAGCTGCAAAAACACCGATCGCGTTGACGTCATCCCGCTCAAACCCCTGACTGACCTCCTTGGTTACGAAGAGGGCGCCAAGGACCTCATCGCGAGCCAGGAGCGGCACGGCCAGGAGACTCCCGATTCCCTCTCCGGGTTTGAGCCGTACCCGGTGGTCTGCCGGTGCCTGTTCCAGCAAGACATCGGCACCTGACTCCTTCACCTCATCGAAGATCGCGTCGACATCTACCGAAGACAGAACCTGATCCGTTGTCATTCCTCCCGAAGCCACAACCATGGGAGCGAGCGACGGAGACGAACGGTCCGGAATCGCAAGCCACGATGCACTCGCGGCGCCGGCCTCCAATGGTGACATCACGATTGAGGAGTAGAGCTTGTCCGGCTCCATCACCTGGCCAACGAGATGCGTGAACGAATGCATCGCGGCCAGCTCGCCCGCCCTCTGCTGGAAATCGCTAGTGGTAGGGAGATGAAAGAAGAGCGAGAGAAGGGCCGTCGCGGTGTACAGAATTCCGAAGATGATCGATAGCGTGACGAACTGAGAAAGCGGATAGCTGTAGTGCTTGATGAACGTGTAGCTCGACGGTATGTCCAGCGCGTCTGCCGCCACACTGTCCTCCATTATGCCGATACCGGACAGCAGCAGGATCAGGATGAAAGCCATCCCGATGCAAATGATTTTTTCGGAGAACCTGAGGAAGACAATCCACGACAGTCGAAGCGAGTTGACCACCATGAAACCGACGGCGGGTATGATGGCCAGGCGCTGCCATGCCGTCGGTTCGGACTCCGGTGATTTGCCGAAAGTCAGTGCGGACGCGAACACCATGAGGCCGAGCATCAGATACCAGTTTCGCTGACTGGATCGAGTACGCTTGACGAGTACGAGGTCTCGAAATCGGAGAAGCAGGATGAACGAGAAGACTGCGCCGCCCAGACTGAGCACGGTCATCTTTAGAATCGTCGCCGGTACCAGGGGTCGGCCGGTTTCATACTCGAAACCGAGCGACGCTGACGCCAGGCCGGGCATGTCCGGCGGCTTCCCAAAAGTCGTGACCAGGTAGTGAACGACCAGGAAGCCCAACCCGGCAATCAGCGGTGACCAGAACACCCGGATGGATGATGTCGGTCGATCGCGAAAGCGCTCCGAGAGAAACAAGTAGACGATCAGATAGCCGAACAGAACGACGAGCTCGTACACGAACTTCCCGACCATGCCCGCCGGTGCAGCATTCTGCAACGTCAGAACATGGTAGCCCACCCCGAGTGCGATCGCGACGGTCGCCACGGCTGCCAGCAGCCAGTCACGTGCTGGTCTGGTAGCACCAAAGAAGGGCAGGCTACCTATATGTGAGCGGCGGACGGAACCTTCCATTATCGGGGTTTTCTCTCACTGCGGCGGTGGATCCATGCAAGTATGCCGGTGCAGGCATCCAACGGCCGCGCAAACCTTAAACATAACCCTCGCGCGGTCGTCTTGCATCTGCGCGAACTCCGACCTACGCAGATTTTGAAGCCTCGTTGCGATTGTCGGCTGGAACTTCCTTCTCAGATTCCGGACCGGGAAGAGAGTAACTTTGCACGCTTACGGCCGTACACGGACTACCGAATCAAATCAGGCTCACTATGCGGAACAAAAAGGTAGTTCGCTTCCAGTTATTCGTCCTGGCGGCATTGACGATCGGACTGGTAGCGCGCGTCATGATAGGCCCGGGCTCTCCAGACGGACTCGTCGTGATGTCCAACTTTGACTCCTCGCCTCTCGGCGTCTCGAAGGCCGTTGCGAAACTGGAACACGCGTCCTTCAGCCTGGACAGCGCAGAGCCATTTGTTGTGGAGGCAACGGGTTCGATCGAGGAAAAGTTTGATCCGTCACGGCCCGTGCCGGCGCTGGCTGCCTATCCCTGGATCCTGGATCGATCCAGCAGGAACGTTGTGTGGAAGATGGAGCCGACCAACGTCCAGATCGAGAAGACCACGCTTGCGCGAAGTACGGCAACCGTTACGCTTGGTCCCGGTGCATACGATGTTTACTTCACCACGTACGGAAACACACGGTCGTCGAGGAAAGCCGGCAACCTGTTCAAGTCACTCCTGGGTACGCACTGGACGGCTGACGTGACAGAATGGAGCTTTGTGCTGTCGTCGGGTTTGCAAGAGGGGAGTACGCGCTTCGTTGCCGTGACGGAAGATGACGCGAGCTCCGTGCCTCTTGTAGAGCGAGTATTCTGGAGTACGGGTCCACTCGGCAATCAGGCGAAATCGGAACTGGTGTTCCAGGTCTCCGATGATTTGTCGCTGAGCCTTTACTCCATTGGCGAGATTTGCCGACGCAACGAATGCGACTATGGCTGGATTGAGGAAGCGTTTTCGGGAGATCGGGTGTGGGAGCTTAACGAGGCGAACTCGGACGCCGCCGGCGGAATGGCCGAGAATCGGCAATGCCGCCAGGATCTAAGTCTGGAGCCCGGACTTTACCGGGCGGTATTCAAGACGGATGGCGCCCACGCTTACGATGACTGGATCGCCAATCCGCCTTTCGATCCGTCCGGCTGGGGTTTGACTCTCTACCTGAACGATGACGCCGACGCATCCTCGATTGCCGCCTATGACCCGTGGAAAAGTGCGACGCCGATGTTGCGCATCAGCGACGTCGGTAATGATGAGCATCGACAGTTGCAGTTTGTCGTGTCCGATACGGTAGGAGTCGTGATGCACGCTGCGGGGGAACTGAGGCGCAGCGGCAACCTTTATGATTACGGCTGGCTGCGAAACGACTCCAATGATGAGAAGGTCTGGGAGATGAGTTGGGCGGCCTCGTATCCCGGTGGGGGTCATAAGGGCAATCGCGAGGAGACGGCGTTTGTCAGGCTCGTGCCCGGCACCTATTCGCTCTACTATCAGACGGACGACTCGCATGCGTTCGGGAAATGGTCAAACGGGATCCCGGATCACCCCGACAGATGGGGCGTCGCGATGTTTCCATTTGGTGGCTCCGAAAGCATTCGGGTTATTGAGTCCAAAGAGGATACCGGACCAGCCAAAATGATGGCTCCTCTTCCGCCGGTTTCACCGGGGCAGGGTCCTACCACCGGCACCGTGCTACTTGATGCCCGCAGTCTCGGCAATGAGCAGGAGGTGAAGCACGCGTTCAGCCTTGACAAGACGACGCGCCTGCGAGTGGTGTCCGTCGGTGAGATCTCGATGAACGGTCGGTACGACTACGGCTGGCTCGAGACCACGGACGGGAATACGGTCTGGGAAATGAACTATACGGATACGGCGCCGGCAGGTGGCGATGACAGGAACCGCAAGTTTGACGGAGTGATCGAACTCCAGCCCGGCACATACGTCGTCCGGTTCAAGACTGACTTCTCTCATGCGTTCGGAGATTTCGGAGACGATGCCCCCACCGATCCGTCGGCGTGGGGAATCGTAGTTCGGGTCCTCGATTCGAAGCAGTCTGCCCGCTGACGGAGCCGTGACAACTATGGACACGCTGGAAGTTCTGGCACCGTTGGCACCGGAACTTCACGATGTGGTTATCGCCGTACTGTCCGACCTCGACTATGAGGCCTTCCTCGAATCAGATGATGAGTTGAAGGCTTACGTCCCGGCCAGTCGCGATTCTCAGGCGCTACGCGATGCGACGTCGAAGGCCATTCAGAAAGTGGCGGGACCCTGTGAGCTCACCTTCAACACGATTCCGTCCAGAAACTGGAACAGCGAATGGGAACGTTCCGTGGTTCCAGTGATCGCCGGACGTTTTGTGATTCTTCCGACCTGGTCCGACACACCGGTTACAGGCAAGGTGGCCATCTGGATTGATCCGAAGATGAGTTTCGGGACCGGTCATCACGAAAGCACGCGCCTGGCTCTCGGCTTTACGGAGGACCTCGTCCGGCCGGGCGCCCGGGTCATGGATGTCGGAACGGGTACGGGCGTCCTCGCTATTGCGGCAGCGATTCTCGGGGCCGAGGATGTCGTTGCTTTTGACATTGATGAGTGGTCGGCCGTCAACTGCGTTGAGAACTTTGAGCGAAACGCGGTCTCAGAAAAGATTCACTTCTTTCACGGCGATCTGGCTGCGGTCGATGGACGCGGCTTTGATCTGGTCCTCGCCAACATCAATCGAACCGCCCTGAAGAACATGCTCCCCGATCTGACGGACAGGCTTGCAGACAGGGGCTATCTTGTGTTGTCCGGTTTGCTATTACAGGATCGAGATATGATGATTCAGGCTGGTGAGGAGTCTGGTGTGTCGCTTGTCGACGAAGCGAGCGAGGCGGAATGGTGGGCAGCGTCATTCGTCAGAACGAAGGGGTAGACCGCGTGTCGCAAATTTTTGGAACGATCGATGTCGGCACGAACACGGCGCACCTGTTGCTCTTCTCTGCCACGCTGAGCGGCGGGATCGTTCCGCTTCGAACGGAGACTCGCTACGTCAGGCTTGGGCAGGGGGTAGATGCTTCGGGGGAGGTTCATCCGGACGCTCTGGAACGCCTTCGCGTTGCGCTTTCGGATTTCGGCGCAATCGCGGCGGGCGCGGGCGTCGAACGACTCGTCACCGTAGGCACAAGTGCTTCGAGAGATTCTGCGGATCCCGAAAGTCTGGTCAATTTCGTTCGCGAGCACACGGGAATCGATTACGAGATTATCTCGGGTGAAGATGAAGCGCTACTCACGAGCATCGGTGCGGTGAGTTGTCTGGATCTTCCGAATGACATTCGGACTGTCGTGGTCGACATCGGAGGCGGCTCGACGGAACTGACGTATACGCACCGGAGCGACGGGGTGATGACGCTGGATGCATTATCAAGTCTGAATGTGGGGTCCGTCAGACTTACGGAGCGGTGCTTCGGGCAGTTGCCTCCGACGGCATCTCAAGTTGCGGAGGCCGAGTCAACGGTCAGAACAGCGCTGGAGGCTGCGTCGAAACCGGTCGATGGCGAGTGGATGATGGTCGGTGCGGCGGGCACGATACGAGCGCTTGCATTGATCGTGGAAGAAGCGGCTCCGGGTTCCAGGCCGAACGGACAGCCGTCGAATCTGTCGAGGAGTCTGGTCGGTGAGTGGCGTCGAAATCTGCTTACCCGCACCTTTGACGAGACACTCGCGCTCAACCCCGCCGTTCTGGCCGGACGCGCGGACGTCATTGCGGCCGGGGTCCTTGTGCTGGACGTCGTGTTCGACTATCTGGGCGCTGATCAGTGTATTGTCAGCCCGTGGGGCCTCCGGCACGGTCTTGCCATCAAGGTTGCGCGGCAGCTCGCCGGGCTTGCGTAGCTGACGCGTTGGAACAAAGTCCCGTCGCAGCATTACTGCACCCACTACTGATCTGATAATAATTGCAGACCGAAATGACCCCATCGCCCGAGGCTGTACTCGACGCGCTACGTACCGTCATCGACCCGTCGAACAAAAAGGATATTGTTCGTCTGAACCTGATTCGAAGACTGAGCGTCAGTGAATCAGGCATATCATTCACGGTGATGCTGAGGGATCCGATGTCGCAGTTCGCCGACAGTGTCGCGAAGCTGTGCGAGGCCGCCATCAGCAATGCCGGTATCGATTTCGGACCGATTCGTGTCGAAGTCGATAATGAGATGATCGGCCTGGGCGACGATCTTCAGGTACTGGGTGATCAGGAATCGCCTTCGCTTGGAGAGGGTATCACAAACACGATTGCTGTGGCCTCCGGAAAAGGGGGCGTCGGCAAGAGTACTGTGGCCGCCAACCTCGCTGTCTCGCTGGCCCGGCAGGGTTTTGACGTGGGTCTTGTCGATACGGATATCTACGGACCGTCCGTGCCCACGATGTTCGGCGTGAGGGACGCGAAACCAAGTGTTGATGCGAATAGAAAGATCATACCGGTCGAACGATTCGGCGTCAAGCTGCTTTCGATGGGTTTTCTGGTCGACGAGTTGAAGGCTGTCATCTGGAGGGGCCCGATGGTATCGAGTGCCGTTCGCCAGTTTCTCGGTGACACCGCCTGGGGTGAATTGGACTACCTGGTGATGGATCTGCCTCCCGGGACGGGTGACATTCAGTTGACCATAGTGCAGACGATACCCCTGTCGGGTGCAATCATCGTGTCGACGCCACAGGAGGTGGCCCTGGCGGACGCCCGCAAGGGAGTCGCGATGTTTGAGCAGGTCAATGTGCCGGTGATCGGAATCGTCGAGAATATGGCCTACTTCACACCGCCCGATCTTCCCGACCGGAAGTATCATCTGTTCGGGGAGGGTGGCGCGCGTCGCCTGTCTGAGGATCTGGGCGTTTCCTTCCTGGGCGAAGTGCCCATAGAGCAGGAGCTACGGGAGTCCTGCGATGCGGGTGAGCCGATCGTCATCGGAAGACCCGATTCAGCGTCTTCCAGGGCATTCAGTCAGATCGCACTCGAAGCTGTGAGGCAAGTGGAGCTTCGGAATGCGGATCTTGAGCCATCGCAGAAAGTAGAAATCCTCTATAGGTAGAAGACGGCCCCGGTCAACCCTGCAAGCGGCCGAAGCCGAAGTTGCGCCTACATCGTCACTCCCTGATGACAGACAAGAGCCAAATTTCTCCCGACTCGGACGGCAACGTGGAACCGGATCCGTCTGCGGACGAGGGTCTTCGTGCTCAGATCGAAGAAACCCTTGACGTTCTCCGGCCCTATCTGATGGCTGATGGAGGGTCTGTGCGCCTGCTGAACATCACGCCGGACATGGTGGTGGAGCTCGAGTTGCTTGGCGCCTGTGGCACGTGTCCGATGAGCACCATGACGCTCAGGGCGGGCATTGAGCAGGCCATCAAGCGGAGCGTGCCGCTGATAACCCGGGTCGAAGCCGTGAACGCTCCTGCCGTGTACTGACATCGAGACGCGCGCCCACACGTCATCGCGCGGGCACGTCGTAACGACATCTCACGAACGACGGCCGCCTAGTTAAATCCTGTTCCGGACAGCTCTGGACGTTCGTCCTGATTTGCCAGCTGCCAGGCCGTACCGAATATCAGCCTCGAAATGTCGGCCATCCGATCATAGAGGATCTTGTGTGCCTCGTCGCCCGGTTGGTGGTAGTCTTCGTGCGTGCCCGTAAAGAAGAAGATGAACGGGATGTTGTGCTTGCCGAAATTCCATTGATCGGAGCGCGCGTAGAATCGATTGGGATCGTCCTTCGAGTTGAAGCGCTCATTTAGATCGAGTCCGATTCCGGTGACGTCATTGACGCCGACGTTTATTTCATGCAGTTCCTTCGAGATCAGGTTCGATCCGATGATATAGAC from Rhodothermales bacterium includes these protein-coding regions:
- a CDS encoding exopolyphosphatase, with amino-acid sequence MSQIFGTIDVGTNTAHLLLFSATLSGGIVPLRTETRYVRLGQGVDASGEVHPDALERLRVALSDFGAIAAGAGVERLVTVGTSASRDSADPESLVNFVREHTGIDYEIISGEDEALLTSIGAVSCLDLPNDIRTVVVDIGGGSTELTYTHRSDGVMTLDALSSLNVGSVRLTERCFGQLPPTASQVAEAESTVRTALEAASKPVDGEWMMVGAAGTIRALALIVEEAAPGSRPNGQPSNLSRSLVGEWRRNLLTRTFDETLALNPAVLAGRADVIAAGVLVLDVVFDYLGADQCIVSPWGLRHGLAIKVARQLAGLA
- the prmA gene encoding 50S ribosomal protein L11 methyltransferase; its protein translation is MDTLEVLAPLAPELHDVVIAVLSDLDYEAFLESDDELKAYVPASRDSQALRDATSKAIQKVAGPCELTFNTIPSRNWNSEWERSVVPVIAGRFVILPTWSDTPVTGKVAIWIDPKMSFGTGHHESTRLALGFTEDLVRPGARVMDVGTGTGVLAIAAAILGAEDVVAFDIDEWSAVNCVENFERNAVSEKIHFFHGDLAAVDGRGFDLVLANINRTALKNMLPDLTDRLADRGYLVLSGLLLQDRDMMIQAGEESGVSLVDEASEAEWWAASFVRTKG
- a CDS encoding NifU family protein produces the protein MTDKSQISPDSDGNVEPDPSADEGLRAQIEETLDVLRPYLMADGGSVRLLNITPDMVVELELLGACGTCPMSTMTLRAGIEQAIKRSVPLITRVEAVNAPAVY
- a CDS encoding STAS domain-containing protein yields the protein MSNFSVGFRTNGSIQILELNGELDAHTASELEAAIQKCRDASNHSIVVNGKNLQYISSAGLGVFMAYIEELREQGGDIKIAALQPRVYNVFDLLGFPMLFDIVDSEEDAISKFQSNGG
- a CDS encoding Mrp/NBP35 family ATP-binding protein, producing MTPSPEAVLDALRTVIDPSNKKDIVRLNLIRRLSVSESGISFTVMLRDPMSQFADSVAKLCEAAISNAGIDFGPIRVEVDNEMIGLGDDLQVLGDQESPSLGEGITNTIAVASGKGGVGKSTVAANLAVSLARQGFDVGLVDTDIYGPSVPTMFGVRDAKPSVDANRKIIPVERFGVKLLSMGFLVDELKAVIWRGPMVSSAVRQFLGDTAWGELDYLVMDLPPGTGDIQLTIVQTIPLSGAIIVSTPQEVALADARKGVAMFEQVNVPVIGIVENMAYFTPPDLPDRKYHLFGEGGARRLSEDLGVSFLGEVPIEQELRESCDAGEPIVIGRPDSASSRAFSQIALEAVRQVELRNADLEPSQKVEILYR
- a CDS encoding SpoIIE family protein phosphatase, whose protein sequence is MEGSVRRSHIGSLPFFGATRPARDWLLAAVATVAIALGVGYHVLTLQNAAPAGMVGKFVYELVVLFGYLIVYLFLSERFRDRPTSSIRVFWSPLIAGLGFLVVHYLVTTFGKPPDMPGLASASLGFEYETGRPLVPATILKMTVLSLGGAVFSFILLLRFRDLVLVKRTRSSQRNWYLMLGLMVFASALTFGKSPESEPTAWQRLAIIPAVGFMVVNSLRLSWIVFLRFSEKIICIGMAFILILLLSGIGIMEDSVAADALDIPSSYTFIKHYSYPLSQFVTLSIIFGILYTATALLSLFFHLPTTSDFQQRAGELAAMHSFTHLVGQVMEPDKLYSSIVMSPLEAGAASASWLAIPDRSSPSLAPMVVASGGMTTDQVLSSVDVDAIFDEVKESGADVLLEQAPADHRVRLKPGEGIGSLLAVPLLARDEVLGALFVTKEVSQGFERDDVNAIGVFAAQAALAIDNARLFEERIDRERLSRELAIAREVQRKLLPQILPAMAGLSIAANSVPAQEVGGDYYDFLKLDDDRLAFIVADVSGKGTSAAFYMAEMQGIFRSLSRISTSPVDFLMNANVALSATLERNVFVSVIYGVVDVAAETLTMARAGHCPAARIGIDGKARLLRTNGMGLGLDISALFSETLSQEVINLQPGDVFALYTDGVVESRNPAGAEYGYDRLLSILCNNRHEEAGDLHSVLFRDLDSFVGKAEYDDDTTLVVLKWHGIEVSKIASSPAFATTELPEA